The Xanthomonas sp. CFBP 8443 genome has a window encoding:
- a CDS encoding peptidase M61, which yields MPRHLPLFLALAAFPALAATDTPYAITIHAQANAADSRIEALLVDETIPLQPTPAGSVLLAMPHVTSNVPTIAASVGELAARDDRGPVQLRYRDQGEGPARQREWFADRAVAGTLRFSYRATMTEALAARGAAPPIELRSEEGAFSGAGATFLLHPPSGRHDIALQWDLSALGAGAHAVSSLQDRNARDVDMDALDSSYFMAGKIGLYPPAPDATGFFSAWQGHTPFDAEKLLAWTRQLRQHYQAFFAVPATPYGVFLRRNRVNPGGGMGMYNSFVVTYDDDRGNDPEQLELTLAHEMFHTFQPRMSAQYDGETLADAWFNEGMAVFYQARLPFRYGMIDADAFLKDLNYTAARYYTNLLGNAPNSDVPAKFWQDTRIRTLPYDRGFLYFVTVDDAMRKASNGRESLDDLMLAMLQRQQGNKQLGIADWEALLRDNLGEDAVRQLHAMLDGAAPLPASDAFGPCFERISQPMRRYELGFAPAVLTESPRIVRDLIPGSAAAKAGVQNGDEITRPVGQDQLQGEQDGVLTLQLLRGGKPLTVSYKPRGETVATWQWKRKQGGAETACSLPATAHAQ from the coding sequence ATGCCACGCCACCTCCCACTGTTCCTGGCCCTCGCCGCATTCCCGGCCCTGGCCGCGACCGATACGCCGTACGCGATCACCATCCACGCGCAGGCGAACGCTGCCGATAGCCGGATCGAGGCGCTGCTGGTGGACGAAACGATCCCGCTGCAGCCCACGCCGGCCGGCAGCGTCCTGCTGGCGATGCCGCACGTGACCAGCAACGTGCCCACCATCGCCGCCAGCGTCGGCGAACTGGCCGCGCGCGACGACCGCGGTCCCGTGCAGCTGCGCTATCGCGACCAGGGCGAAGGCCCGGCCCGGCAGCGCGAATGGTTCGCCGACCGCGCCGTCGCCGGCACCCTGCGTTTTTCCTATCGCGCGACGATGACCGAAGCGCTGGCCGCGCGCGGCGCCGCGCCGCCGATCGAACTGCGCAGCGAGGAAGGCGCCTTCTCCGGCGCCGGCGCCACCTTCCTGCTGCATCCGCCCAGCGGCCGCCACGACATCGCCCTGCAATGGGACCTGTCCGCGCTGGGCGCAGGCGCGCATGCCGTGAGCAGCCTGCAGGACCGCAACGCCCGCGACGTCGACATGGACGCGCTGGACAGCAGCTACTTCATGGCCGGCAAGATCGGCCTGTACCCGCCCGCGCCCGACGCCACCGGCTTCTTCTCCGCCTGGCAGGGCCACACCCCGTTCGACGCGGAAAAACTGCTGGCCTGGACCCGGCAACTGCGCCAGCACTACCAGGCCTTCTTCGCCGTGCCGGCCACGCCGTACGGCGTGTTCCTGCGCCGCAACCGGGTCAACCCCGGCGGCGGCATGGGCATGTACAACTCCTTCGTCGTCACCTACGACGACGACCGCGGCAACGACCCGGAGCAGCTGGAACTCACCCTCGCCCACGAGATGTTCCACACCTTCCAGCCGCGCATGAGCGCGCAGTACGACGGCGAAACCCTGGCCGACGCCTGGTTCAACGAAGGCATGGCCGTGTTCTACCAAGCGCGCCTGCCGTTCCGCTACGGCATGATCGATGCCGACGCGTTCCTGAAGGACCTCAACTACACCGCCGCCCGCTACTACACCAACCTCCTCGGCAACGCCCCGAACAGCGACGTCCCGGCGAAGTTCTGGCAGGACACCCGCATCCGCACCCTCCCCTACGACCGCGGCTTCCTGTACTTCGTCACCGTCGACGACGCCATGCGCAAGGCCAGCAACGGCCGCGAATCCCTGGACGACCTGATGCTGGCGATGCTGCAACGCCAGCAAGGCAACAAACAGCTCGGCATCGCCGACTGGGAAGCGCTGCTGCGCGACAACCTCGGCGAAGACGCGGTCCGCCAACTGCACGCCATGCTCGACGGCGCCGCACCGCTACCGGCCAGCGACGCCTTCGGCCCCTGCTTCGAACGCATCTCGCAACCCATGCGCCGCTACGAACTCGGCTTCGCCCCCGCCGTACTGACCGAATCCCCGCGCATCGTCCGCGACCTGATCCCCGGCTCGGCGGCCGCCAAAGCCGGCGTGCAAAACGGCGACGAAATCACCCGCCCGGTCGGCCAGGACCAGTTGCAGGGGGAACAGGATGGCGTACTCACCTTGCAGCTGCTGCGCGGCGGCAAGCCGTTGACGGTCTCGTACAAGCCGCGCGGGGAAACCGTGGCGACGTGGCAGTGGAAGCGCAAGCAAGGGGGCGCGGAGACGGCTTGTTCGCTGCCAGCCACCGCGCACGCGCAATGA
- a CDS encoding RidA family protein, with product MKRLPLLLCALLPWTAQAAPAPLRHYGTAPGAPFSAAVRAGDTLYVSGQIGSAAKGGLPEEFSAQANNALDNVASALALAGAGMDDIAKCTVMLTDMAQWPAFNALYVRRFKPGHLPARSAFGANALALGAKVEIECIAYLPQARP from the coding sequence ATGAAACGACTCCCGCTGCTGCTGTGCGCCCTGCTGCCATGGACCGCGCAGGCCGCACCCGCGCCGCTGCGCCACTACGGCACCGCGCCCGGCGCACCGTTCTCGGCCGCGGTGCGCGCCGGCGACACGCTCTACGTCTCCGGCCAAATCGGCAGCGCCGCAAAGGGCGGGTTGCCCGAAGAGTTCAGCGCCCAGGCCAACAACGCCCTGGACAACGTCGCCAGTGCGCTGGCCCTGGCCGGCGCCGGCATGGACGACATCGCCAAGTGCACGGTGATGCTGACCGACATGGCGCAATGGCCCGCGTTCAACGCCCTGTACGTGCGCCGCTTCAAACCCGGCCACCTGCCCGCACGCAGTGCTTTCGGCGCCAACGCCCTGGCGCTGGGCGCCAAGGTGGAAATCGAATGCATCGCCTACCTGCCCCAGGCCCGACCATGA
- a CDS encoding aminotransferase class V-fold PLP-dependent enzyme — MDTRSPRFDPTRRQLLAAAGALPLSAALSGIAGATNATTAATSTPARGLQGLGNAFEIAGCYLNGAYMHPIARAAAQAQRGFLDARLMNGNADKVDMGGDRERAMAALGRLLHADRDELAWIPSTMFGENLVLNGLGIPHSRQRVVTDAYHFNGSLFMYMELAKRGLDVQVVRPRDNRIRLEDLDKAITPGTRLVALTLVSSVNGFQHDLKAVCELAHSRGALVYADLIQAAGNTPIDLHGSGVDFAASSTYKWLMGDFGLGVLYARRASQEALRQTVWGYRQEGETVSHILPFDPPGEPPLETQAIDGLAGKIEVGTLNNAAAAALATSLELIERIGVDTIAQWRQPLLARLHDAIPRLGFEPMTPPDSRSALVSFAQRDVGKRLAPKLKAAGVAVTLYRNYVRVSPSFYNDSDDVERLIEALS, encoded by the coding sequence ATGGACACTCGCTCGCCCCGTTTCGATCCCACCCGCCGGCAACTGCTGGCGGCGGCCGGCGCACTGCCGCTGTCGGCCGCGCTGTCCGGCATCGCCGGCGCCACCAACGCGACCACGGCCGCCACGTCCACGCCCGCACGCGGCCTGCAAGGCCTCGGCAATGCCTTCGAGATCGCCGGCTGCTATCTCAACGGCGCCTACATGCATCCGATCGCCCGCGCCGCCGCGCAGGCGCAGCGCGGCTTCCTCGACGCGCGGCTGATGAACGGCAACGCCGACAAGGTCGACATGGGCGGCGACCGCGAACGCGCGATGGCCGCACTGGGCCGGCTGCTGCATGCCGACCGCGACGAACTGGCGTGGATTCCCAGCACCATGTTCGGCGAGAACCTGGTGTTGAACGGCCTCGGCATCCCGCACAGCCGCCAGCGCGTGGTCACCGATGCCTACCACTTCAATGGCTCGCTGTTCATGTACATGGAACTGGCCAAGCGCGGCCTCGACGTGCAGGTGGTGCGCCCGCGCGACAACCGCATCCGCCTGGAGGACCTGGACAAGGCGATCACCCCGGGCACGCGGCTGGTCGCGCTGACCCTGGTGTCCAGCGTCAACGGCTTCCAGCACGACCTCAAGGCGGTCTGCGAGCTGGCCCACAGCCGCGGCGCGCTGGTCTACGCCGACCTGATCCAGGCCGCCGGCAACACCCCGATCGACCTGCACGGCAGCGGCGTGGATTTCGCCGCCAGCTCCACCTACAAGTGGCTGATGGGCGATTTCGGCCTGGGCGTGCTGTACGCGCGCCGCGCCAGCCAGGAGGCGCTGCGGCAGACGGTGTGGGGCTACCGCCAGGAAGGCGAGACGGTCTCGCACATCCTGCCGTTCGACCCGCCCGGCGAACCGCCGCTGGAGACGCAGGCGATCGACGGCCTGGCCGGCAAGATCGAAGTCGGCACGCTCAACAACGCGGCGGCCGCCGCACTGGCGACGTCGCTGGAACTGATCGAACGCATCGGCGTGGACACCATCGCCCAATGGCGGCAACCGCTGCTGGCGCGCCTGCACGACGCGATCCCGCGTCTGGGCTTCGAACCGATGACCCCGCCCGACTCCCGGTCCGCGCTGGTGTCCTTCGCCCAGCGCGACGTCGGCAAGCGCCTGGCGCCGAAGCTGAAGGCCGCCGGCGTCGCCGTCACCCTGTACCGCAACTACGTTCGCGTCTCGCCGTCGTTCTACAACGACAGCGACGATGTCGAACGCCTGATAGAGGCCCTGTCATGA
- a CDS encoding RidA family protein: protein MNPIPHPMQTPHALPSDTVSARLRALGLVLPPPLRVPDGVILPFAPVHVIGTRVLISGHGPQHPDGSMAAGGRIGDDLDEAQGYAAARQTALSMLASLERSLGSLDRVKRWVRVFGMVRCAPGFQRLPNVINGCSDLLLALWGPELGQHARSAVGMAELPFGIPVEIEAEAELH, encoded by the coding sequence ATGAACCCGATCCCCCATCCCATGCAGACCCCGCACGCCCTCCCCTCCGACACCGTCAGCGCGCGCCTGCGTGCGCTCGGCCTGGTGTTGCCGCCGCCGCTGCGCGTGCCCGACGGGGTGATCCTGCCGTTCGCCCCGGTGCACGTGATCGGCACGCGCGTGCTGATCTCCGGCCACGGCCCGCAACACCCGGACGGCAGCATGGCCGCCGGCGGCCGCATCGGCGACGACCTGGACGAGGCGCAGGGCTATGCCGCCGCGCGGCAGACGGCGCTGTCGATGCTGGCCAGCCTGGAACGCAGCCTGGGCAGCCTGGACCGCGTCAAGCGCTGGGTGCGCGTGTTCGGCATGGTCCGCTGCGCGCCCGGCTTCCAGCGCCTGCCGAACGTGATCAACGGCTGCTCGGACCTGCTGCTGGCGCTGTGGGGGCCGGAACTGGGCCAACATGCGCGCAGCGCGGTCGGCATGGCCGAGCTTCCGTTCGGCATCCCGGTCGAGATCGAAGCCGAAGCCGAACTGCACTGA
- a CDS encoding amidohydrolase family protein: protein MTRTLLLATALAACAFAGHAAPAATPPHSLVLIANGENVGYLKASANGDTYEVDYHVDNNGRGPKHHETIVLGEHALPLAWSVAGTSLMGGQVAERYQWRDGVAEWSSQADSGRKQLPQPKLYITNDSSPWAMWTYAKALLAAPDHALDVLPSGRMRLELVGTLALDGQAGAPPLQARLLRLSGLDLEPHYLAVDADDALLADLDDDAVAIREGYQAQVAKLTDAVKAQQFAHAQALQRQLAHPLERDLWLRNVHVFDPVNGLRSDALNLHVADGHIVSMDAQWRPAPGDRVYDGNGGTVIPGLHDMHSHSTLSSGLWYLAAGVTNTRDMGNDNAFLLDLVARIDRGEIAGPRIVRNGFLEGRSAFSARNGFVVDTLDEALKDVAWYKDHGYWQIKLYNSMNPAWVAPIAERAHALGMGVTGHIPAFTNADAMIAAGYDEITHINQLMLGWVLAPEEDTRTPLRLTAMQRVADLDLDAPQVRRTLELMRQRDIALDTTEVILERLMLSRAGSVLPADAPYLSHMPIAYQRYRQRTFVPDLSAQSDAQYRRALDKTLQLIGRLHRQGTVLLPGTDDSTGFTVHRELELYVAAGLTPQQALRAGTWQSEQHFGRTDRLGSVHPGKQADFVLLPGDPTTDIAAIRQPSLVVKDRQLYLPAEIYRALGVTPFAPAPKTLQ from the coding sequence ATGACCCGCACCCTGCTGCTGGCCACCGCCCTGGCCGCCTGCGCGTTCGCCGGCCACGCCGCGCCCGCCGCGACCCCGCCGCACTCGCTGGTGCTGATCGCCAACGGCGAGAACGTCGGTTATCTGAAAGCATCCGCCAACGGCGACACCTACGAGGTCGACTACCACGTCGACAACAACGGCCGCGGCCCCAAACACCACGAGACCATCGTGCTCGGCGAGCACGCGCTGCCGCTGGCCTGGTCGGTCGCCGGCACCTCGCTGATGGGCGGCCAGGTCGCCGAGCGCTACCAGTGGCGCGACGGCGTCGCCGAATGGAGCAGCCAGGCCGACAGCGGACGCAAGCAGCTGCCGCAACCGAAGCTGTACATCACCAACGACAGCAGCCCGTGGGCGATGTGGACCTACGCCAAGGCCTTGCTGGCCGCACCCGACCATGCCCTGGACGTGCTGCCCAGCGGCCGCATGCGCTTGGAACTGGTCGGCACGCTGGCGCTGGACGGCCAGGCCGGCGCGCCGCCGCTGCAGGCGCGGCTGCTGCGGCTGTCCGGGCTGGACCTGGAACCGCACTACCTCGCCGTCGACGCCGACGACGCCCTGCTGGCCGACCTCGACGACGACGCCGTGGCGATCCGCGAGGGCTACCAGGCGCAGGTGGCGAAGCTCACCGACGCGGTGAAGGCACAGCAGTTCGCGCATGCGCAGGCCTTGCAGCGCCAGCTCGCGCATCCGCTGGAGCGCGACCTGTGGCTGCGCAACGTGCATGTGTTCGATCCGGTCAACGGGCTGCGCAGCGACGCGCTGAACCTGCACGTCGCCGACGGGCACATCGTCTCGATGGACGCACAATGGCGGCCGGCGCCCGGCGATCGCGTCTACGACGGCAATGGCGGTACGGTGATTCCCGGCCTGCACGACATGCATTCGCACAGCACCCTGTCTTCGGGGCTGTGGTACCTGGCCGCGGGCGTCACCAACACCCGCGACATGGGCAACGACAACGCGTTCCTGCTCGATCTCGTCGCACGCATCGACCGCGGCGAGATCGCCGGCCCGCGCATCGTCCGCAACGGCTTCCTCGAAGGCCGCAGCGCGTTTTCGGCGCGCAACGGCTTCGTCGTCGACACGCTCGACGAGGCGCTGAAGGACGTCGCCTGGTACAAGGACCACGGCTACTGGCAGATCAAGCTGTACAACTCGATGAACCCGGCCTGGGTGGCGCCGATCGCCGAACGCGCGCATGCGCTGGGCATGGGCGTCACCGGCCACATCCCGGCCTTCACCAACGCCGACGCGATGATCGCCGCCGGCTACGACGAGATCACCCACATCAACCAGCTGATGCTCGGCTGGGTGCTGGCCCCCGAAGAAGACACGCGCACGCCGCTGCGGCTGACCGCGATGCAGCGCGTGGCCGATCTCGACCTGGACGCGCCGCAGGTGCGCCGCACGCTGGAGCTGATGCGCCAGCGCGACATCGCCCTGGACACCACCGAGGTGATCCTGGAGCGGCTGATGCTGAGCCGCGCCGGCAGCGTGCTGCCGGCCGATGCGCCGTACCTGTCGCACATGCCGATCGCCTACCAACGCTACCGCCAGCGCACCTTCGTGCCCGACCTCAGCGCGCAGAGCGACGCGCAGTACCGCCGCGCGCTGGACAAGACCCTGCAACTGATCGGCCGCCTGCACCGGCAGGGCACCGTGCTGCTGCCCGGCACCGACGACAGCACCGGCTTCACCGTGCACCGGGAACTGGAGCTGTACGTCGCCGCCGGGCTGACCCCGCAGCAGGCGCTGCGCGCCGGCACCTGGCAGAGCGAGCAGCATTTCGGCCGCACTGACCGCCTCGGCAGCGTGCACCCGGGCAAGCAGGCCGACTTCGTGCTGCTGCCCGGCGATCCCACCACCGACATCGCCGCGATCCGCCAACCCTCGCTGGTGGTCAAGGACCGCCAGCTGTACCTGCCCGCCGAGATCTATCGCGCCCTGGGCGTGACCCCGTTCGCGCCGGCCCCCAAGACACTTCAATGA
- a CDS encoding TonB-dependent receptor, whose translation MSSVARNRLSQVISRVLCCPASALLLLPSIAIAQQDDGATAAKQLDTITVTAQKRSERLQDVPMSVQVLNTEKMSSEGNYKLADYFAQLPGLSYIQSPMSSNIVLRGIATDSGLGSRPTSGIVIDDVPYGSALSTGAIPDLDPSDLQQIEVLRGPQGTLYGASSMGGLIKYVMADADTGATFGHVEAGGSSAAHGGSGYNARTSVNLPFSERFALRLSVFQRQDPDFIHNANGGDENDSQVRGGRVSALWNVTDTVTVRSSALFQDTETGSSSVVDTDPELHPLFGQYSHDRIRGGDTFKGQVRFYTTKVSWDLGWATLDSISGYAQHRSRAYQDVGYTSIGRLAPVFAGLFGLDSDNPSSLIDNRYNTDRTTQEVRLVSQGERALDWQAGAFYSDEEAKSTQNFYIADKTSGTIYRDFPLLVSLGDSSYREKAVYADGTYHFTPQFDIQFGARYARNSLRENSDTGGLLQDPNQSFDSNKDSATTYLFSPRYRFNDELMAYLRVASGYRAGGSNGTLVANIPFSYDSDSLWSYELGLKTQLLDRSLSLDAALFYIDWSDLQISQVEPTLGSSYTTNAGKATSQGLELSATWVPSADWKLTASYAYTDATLAEDIPGYTEGSSAYGKDGNRLPYSARNSASASLKRYVALGNDLEGFVGADVAYMGARDMEFTTSASIPRIHLPSYTTLGLSAGVQGQAWSATLYVRNLTDEVGYINANRRGSLASSTLGATLIQPRTVGLTLAWDY comes from the coding sequence ATGTCATCCGTTGCCCGCAACCGTCTTTCCCAGGTCATTTCGCGCGTGCTGTGCTGCCCGGCCAGCGCGCTGTTGCTGTTGCCGTCCATCGCCATCGCCCAGCAGGACGACGGCGCCACCGCCGCCAAGCAGCTGGACACCATCACCGTGACCGCGCAGAAGCGCAGCGAGCGCCTGCAGGACGTGCCGATGTCGGTGCAGGTGCTCAACACCGAGAAGATGAGCAGCGAAGGCAACTACAAGCTGGCCGACTACTTCGCCCAGTTGCCCGGCCTGTCCTACATCCAGTCGCCGATGAGCAGCAACATCGTGCTGCGCGGCATCGCCACCGACTCCGGTCTCGGCAGCCGCCCGACCTCGGGCATCGTCATCGACGACGTGCCGTACGGTTCGGCGCTCAGCACCGGCGCGATTCCCGACCTGGATCCGTCCGACCTGCAGCAGATCGAAGTGCTGCGCGGCCCGCAGGGCACACTGTACGGCGCCAGCAGCATGGGCGGGCTGATCAAGTACGTGATGGCCGATGCCGACACCGGCGCGACCTTCGGCCACGTCGAGGCCGGCGGTTCCAGCGCCGCGCACGGCGGCTCCGGCTACAACGCGCGCACCTCGGTGAACCTGCCGTTCTCCGAGCGCTTCGCGCTGCGGCTCAGCGTGTTCCAGCGCCAGGACCCGGACTTCATCCACAACGCCAACGGCGGCGACGAGAACGACAGCCAGGTGCGCGGCGGCCGCGTCTCGGCGCTGTGGAACGTCACCGACACGGTGACGGTGCGCTCCTCGGCGCTGTTCCAGGACACCGAGACCGGCTCCAGCTCGGTGGTCGACACCGATCCCGAGCTGCATCCGCTGTTCGGCCAGTACAGCCACGACCGCATCCGCGGCGGCGATACCTTCAAGGGCCAGGTGCGCTTCTACACCACCAAGGTCAGCTGGGACCTGGGCTGGGCCACGCTGGACAGCATCAGCGGCTACGCCCAGCACCGCAGCCGCGCCTATCAGGACGTGGGCTACACCAGCATCGGCCGGCTCGCGCCGGTGTTCGCCGGCCTCTTCGGCCTGGACAGCGACAACCCCAGCTCGCTGATCGACAACCGCTACAACACCGACCGCACCACCCAGGAAGTGCGGCTGGTCTCGCAGGGCGAACGCGCCCTGGACTGGCAGGCCGGCGCGTTCTACAGCGACGAGGAAGCCAAGAGCACGCAGAACTTCTACATCGCCGACAAGACCAGCGGCACCATCTACCGCGACTTCCCGCTACTGGTCTCGCTGGGCGACAGCAGCTACCGCGAGAAGGCGGTGTACGCCGACGGCACCTACCACTTCACCCCGCAGTTCGACATCCAGTTCGGCGCCCGCTACGCGCGCAACAGCCTGCGCGAGAACAGCGACACCGGCGGCCTGCTGCAGGATCCGAACCAGAGCTTCGACAGCAACAAGGACAGCGCCACCACCTACCTGTTCTCGCCGCGCTACCGCTTCAACGACGAGCTGATGGCCTACCTGCGCGTGGCCTCCGGCTACCGCGCCGGCGGCAGCAACGGCACGCTGGTGGCCAACATCCCGTTCTCCTACGACTCCGACAGCCTGTGGAGCTACGAGCTGGGCCTGAAGACGCAACTGCTGGACCGCTCGCTCAGCCTGGACGCGGCGCTGTTCTACATCGACTGGAGCGACCTGCAGATCTCGCAGGTCGAACCGACCCTGGGCAGCAGCTACACCACCAACGCCGGCAAGGCGACCAGCCAGGGCCTGGAGCTGTCCGCCACCTGGGTGCCGTCGGCCGACTGGAAACTCACCGCCAGCTACGCCTACACCGACGCCACCCTGGCCGAGGACATCCCCGGCTACACCGAGGGTTCCTCTGCCTACGGCAAGGACGGCAATCGCCTGCCGTACTCGGCGCGCAACAGCGCTTCGGCCTCGCTCAAGCGCTATGTCGCGCTGGGCAACGACCTCGAAGGCTTCGTCGGGGCCGATGTGGCCTACATGGGCGCGCGCGACATGGAGTTCACCACCTCGGCCAGCATCCCGCGCATCCACCTGCCCAGCTACACCACGCTCGGCCTCAGCGCCGGCGTGCAGGGCCAGGCCTGGAGCGCCACGCTGTACGTGCGCAACCTCACCGACGAGGTCGGCTACATCAACGCCAACCGCCGCGGTTCGCTGGCCAGCTCGACGCTCGGCGCCACGCTGATCCAGCCGCGCACGGTCGGCCTGACCCTGGCCTGGGACTATTGA
- a CDS encoding thioesterase domain-containing protein, with the protein MRSTTARPGPVPPKTRLLQPLLALALATALPAGSMHAAELGFVDPATLDQVTLPTPVTTQHRGVFNGQRIDYAATVETYATSGADGRPAARLVATAYVATSADSARPLIFAFNGGPIAASTPLHFGLLGPQRLAVPDDLHANAAGFKLVDNRYSPLDAADIVIFDPASTGYSRVADGVAPASQFSTRADARQLAQLVAAWLDRHGRRGAPVYLLGESYGTLRAPEAATQLKAAGIAVDGIVLLGQAANILEYAQRRDNIVSYAVSLPTLAALGWYHGKVDRKGRSLAQFVDDASTYGRERYLTTLFLGNRASAQQREEVAQALQGFTGLPAQAWLKADLKVSKVAYARQLFPGQILSASDGRYLLDAQGNSRSVPDYNAVAERYYRQALKVPAQAGRYSTALPTSGDFNAWDWDANKSPFGDYPWVGQLRELLVSNPRCRLLVGNGYYDSQTTIGAMDYLAAQSGLPMDQVRTRYYEGGHMMYTVERSAADLAQDIRQMVRRTW; encoded by the coding sequence ATGCGCTCCACGACCGCACGTCCCGGCCCCGTGCCGCCGAAGACCCGATTGTTGCAGCCGCTGCTGGCACTGGCCCTGGCGACGGCATTGCCCGCCGGCAGCATGCACGCCGCGGAGCTGGGCTTCGTCGATCCGGCCACGCTGGACCAGGTGACGCTGCCGACGCCGGTGACCACGCAACACCGCGGCGTGTTCAACGGCCAGCGCATCGACTACGCCGCGACGGTGGAGACCTACGCCACCAGTGGCGCCGACGGGCGCCCGGCCGCGCGGCTGGTCGCCACCGCCTACGTTGCCACGTCCGCCGACAGCGCCCGCCCGCTGATCTTCGCCTTCAATGGCGGCCCGATCGCCGCCAGCACGCCGCTGCATTTCGGCCTGCTCGGCCCGCAGCGGCTGGCCGTGCCCGACGACCTGCACGCCAACGCCGCCGGCTTCAAGCTGGTGGACAACCGCTACTCGCCGCTGGACGCAGCCGACATCGTCATCTTCGATCCGGCCAGCACCGGCTACAGCCGCGTCGCCGACGGCGTGGCGCCGGCCAGCCAGTTCTCCACCCGCGCCGACGCGCGCCAGCTCGCGCAGCTGGTGGCGGCGTGGCTGGACCGGCACGGCCGCCGCGGCGCACCGGTCTACCTGCTGGGCGAAAGCTACGGCACCTTGCGCGCGCCGGAAGCGGCCACGCAACTGAAGGCCGCCGGCATCGCGGTGGACGGCATCGTCCTGCTCGGCCAGGCCGCCAACATCCTCGAATACGCGCAGCGCCGCGACAACATCGTCAGCTACGCGGTCTCGCTGCCGACCCTGGCCGCGCTCGGCTGGTACCACGGCAAGGTCGATCGCAAGGGCCGCAGCCTGGCGCAATTCGTCGACGACGCCTCCACCTACGGCCGCGAGCGTTATCTGACCACGCTGTTCCTCGGCAACCGCGCCAGCGCGCAGCAACGCGAGGAGGTCGCGCAGGCGCTGCAGGGCTTCACCGGCCTGCCGGCGCAGGCATGGCTGAAGGCCGACCTGAAGGTCTCCAAGGTCGCCTACGCGCGGCAGCTGTTCCCCGGGCAGATCCTGTCGGCCAGCGACGGCCGCTACCTGCTCGATGCGCAGGGCAACTCGCGCAGCGTGCCCGACTACAACGCCGTCGCCGAACGCTATTACCGGCAGGCGCTGAAGGTGCCCGCGCAGGCCGGCCGCTACTCCACCGCGCTGCCGACCTCCGGCGACTTCAACGCCTGGGACTGGGACGCGAACAAGTCGCCGTTCGGCGACTACCCGTGGGTCGGGCAACTGCGCGAACTGCTGGTCTCCAACCCGCGCTGCCGGCTGCTGGTCGGCAACGGCTACTACGACAGCCAGACCACGATCGGCGCGATGGACTATCTCGCCGCGCAGTCCGGCTTGCCGATGGACCAGGTGCGCACCCGCTACTACGAGGGCGGACACATGATGTACACGGTCGAGCGCAGCGCCGCCGACCTCGCCCAGGACATCCGCCAGATGGTCCGCCGCACCTGGTGA
- a CDS encoding PAS domain-containing protein has product MATAKKGAAPAAKRKRGQAAPAQGLGAGVQVRDLFALLEPVVTLLGAVIGENIEVVLHDLSAPDASVRAIANGHVSGRNLGDPILSGPREDAGFSELYRDVEGTGAISWSIVDEYQTTNAAGRHLRSATLLFRDGAGQPVAALCLNADMTVFEMAHGWLEQMLHRKPKPPRSEAPAGEVGLEAMMQEIIDDAVKRFMKPPALMNKEEKMYAVEAMMHRGLFLIRNSVEQVAAALGVSRFTIYNYIEQIKQKKAAARP; this is encoded by the coding sequence ATGGCAACAGCGAAAAAGGGCGCGGCGCCCGCCGCCAAGCGCAAGCGCGGCCAGGCGGCGCCTGCGCAAGGACTGGGGGCGGGCGTGCAGGTGCGCGACCTGTTCGCGTTGCTCGAGCCGGTGGTGACCCTGCTCGGCGCGGTGATCGGCGAGAACATCGAGGTGGTGCTGCACGACCTGTCCGCGCCCGATGCGTCGGTGCGGGCGATCGCCAACGGCCACGTGTCCGGACGCAACCTCGGCGACCCGATCCTCAGCGGCCCGCGCGAGGACGCCGGCTTCAGTGAGCTCTACCGCGACGTCGAGGGCACCGGCGCGATCAGCTGGTCGATCGTCGACGAGTACCAGACCACCAATGCCGCCGGCCGCCACCTGCGCTCGGCGACCTTGCTGTTCCGCGACGGCGCCGGCCAGCCGGTGGCCGCGCTGTGCCTCAATGCCGACATGACCGTGTTCGAGATGGCCCACGGCTGGCTGGAACAGATGCTGCACCGCAAGCCCAAGCCGCCGCGCAGCGAGGCGCCGGCCGGCGAGGTCGGGCTGGAGGCGATGATGCAGGAGATCATCGACGACGCGGTCAAGCGCTTCATGAAGCCGCCGGCGCTGATGAACAAGGAAGAGAAGATGTACGCGGTGGAGGCGATGATGCATCGCGGCCTGTTCCTGATCCGCAACAGCGTGGAGCAGGTGGCGGCGGCCCTGGGGGTCAGCCGCTTCACCATCTACAACTACATCGAGCAGATCAAGCAGAAGAAGGCGGCGGCGCGGCCGTAG